In Fervidobacterium sp., the sequence TTTTTAATTTGCATCCTTTTGAATTACTAATTAAAGACAGAATAGATGAATACTCTTATTACCACATTTACATTTATAGCGAAGAGCTTGCATTTCCAAAAGAAGAAAGTCTTGAAGATATAATCACGCTTGTGGAAGAGCTTTTCACAGGTCAGCTTAAGGGAATCATATTCAGAGAACGTGCAAGCATAGATAGTTTAACTGGTTTGTACAACAGATGGAAGTTAAATCAATTGATAGACGAAAAACTCGATAAAAAGACCGATGTTTTTTCCATCTTTATTATGGACATAGATGATTTTAAGAAGATCAACGATAGTTATGGTCATATTGTTGGTGACAAAGTTTTAATTGAAATTGCCAACTTACTTAAAAATTTGAATGTAAACGATAATGTTGTTGCACGATATGGTGGGGAAGAATTTGTTGGTCTGATTTGTTCCAAAAAAGCAGTTGCGCTGAAGATTTGTAAAGAAATCAAAAGTTTGATAGCTAAGACAATGAACGATAAGTTTGGATTTGAGGTTACTGTAAGCATTGGAATTGCAGATTCAACGGAGAAAAATACAAGATCAGAGCTCTTAGGACTTGCAGATCAAAGGTTGTACGAAGCTAAAAACAGTGGTAAAAATACAATCGTAACTGATTGAAAAAAATTGGGTGGTGGCAAGGTGTGGAAAGAGTTGGAGAAAAATTAGAAATCATAGAGTTTGTTAATGAAACCTATTGGAGTAAAGACTACATTGCTGAGTTGGACGGAAGAAGAAAGATTGTAAAGTTTGTCAAAGAAAACTTGATTTTAAGGCCTGATGAGGTTGTGATGAAATCGGAACTGGCGAGAAACGTGTATGGTTTGTTATTACCAGAAAGGTTTATTTTTGAAAACGTTCCTATTTTAATTTACGATGTAAACAACGTTGAATTTTATGATAAGTTTGCTGCTCGGCAAAAAGAAGTAATAGTTTCATTTCTACTAAGCTTACTTAAAAACATTCTGCATGTTCCAAAACTTTTCTTGCCAGTTCTCGGATTTGATGACATAGTTCAGGTGGACGACGAGATATTACTTTTTCTACCATTTGTACAAAATTATGTTAAGCTTTCAGCCCTCCAAGATAAAGACGAGGGAAGTCTTTTCATAGCACCTGAAATCCTTCACGAGCAAAATCTTACAGATTCGTCAACACTTTATGTGTTTGGTAAACTATTAGACATTATTTCAGAAGATGAAGTTGTTAAAGCAATAGCAAAACAGTTAAGTGCACAAGACCCCAAGGAAAGAAAGTTTAAAGAAGATATACCTTTCTCAAGTATATTGAAAAACAAAAGGACCTTAGCGCTCAAGAGAATAGTCAGAGAAGAAGAGAAGGCGATCATCAAATTTATTACCTCTAAGGATACAGATAAGAAATTTCTTGGTGTTATTGGAACTCAAAGGATAGGTAAAACGACTATCGTTGAAAACATTGAAAACGCGCTTAGAGAAATTGGTACACCGTTCCTTCACGCTGTGTCTGGATCAGACGTGATTATTCAAACATTACAACTTGTATCAGATAAGATAAGCGAAGAATTATTTGAAGAACTTACAGAGTGTATTGAAAAAACATGTAAAATCGATACAGTTTCAATGGCTTTAGTCCAAGCCCTTTCTGTTTTGAGCAACGTGGTGATTATTGTTGATGACTACCATGAAGTATCTGAAACTTTGAGAGCGTTACTACGGAAAATGGCTACCATGATAAAGGGTTCTAATATAAAAATAATCGCTTTTAGCGTTGAAAATTTTGAAGAATTTGAAGATAAGATCAATTTAACACCATTTTCCGTGGAACAAACAAAAGAATTATTGAAAGCTTCGTTTTCAAAAGTATGGGAAGCAGACATACTTAGTCAATGGCTAACAAATGTTTCAGCCGGTTTACCTGGACTTATAGTTGAATATATAAAATATCTTTATGAAAACGATGTTATTTATTTTTCTAAAGGGGAACTAAGATATGATATCGACAAGTTAGAACAGCTGCAATTTAACAACATCTTTAGTGAAAAACTAAGCAAATTTATCAACAAAGTAGAACAGTATGTTGCCGTTTTAGGCCAGAAGTTCAATAATTCAGAATTAAAACAACTTGAAGTTGAGTTGAAGAAGAAAATAGATGTCAACCAACTCATTTCAGATGGAGTTGTATACAAAGAATATGACAAGTATAGATTTACGCTGAGGCAATATTGGGAATTCTTGTACAACAGCATACCATCTGAAACAAGAAACGAAATACATAAAGAGCTTTCGAAAAAAGTTAATGATACATTTAAGAGGGCATGGCACTTAGAAATGATAGGTGAGAAAATAAATGCTGCAACTGTTTATTTAAAATATATAAAAGAGTTGTTAGAATACTATGCTTCTCCTTCACTTGTTAAATCGGTGATACGTAAAGTTAAGGAAATCATCGGTAACAGAACTTCTTACGCTCTTGTAAAATTTGAAGTTGAACTACTTACACGAACAGAAGAGATAACAGAGTTAATAACATTAGAAATTCCTGAGAATAGGTTGTTTTCTTATTACATAGCTAAGAAATACTTTTCTTCATATAAAGAGCAAGAAGCTATGGAGATATTGAGCAAATATCCAAAGGCCTATGGTTCAATAGGTGAAATAAAAAGGAATTTGCTTTATTTAATGGCTGAATTTGAAGTTGGGAAAAAAAGAAAAGAATATGTTAACAGAACTTTTGCCCTGATTGCAAATCTTAGAGAAGATAACCCTATTCATGCCGGCATACTTGTGGATGCGTATATTTTCATATCGAGAGTGCTTTCAGATAACCCGCACCGTGCTTTTTACTATTTAAAAAAGGCGGAGAAAATAGCACTCGAGTTCAACCTGGCTCATAAACTTCCGATTATCTACAACAACATGTCAACAGAAAGTTCAAATACAAACATATCCATGACATTTCTTCAGAGAGCAGTCGATGTAGCAAACGATATAGGACTTCCAGCTCGAGGATACATGGCAAAATTAAATATGCTTTACCATGCACTTTACGCTGGAAAGATAAAAGACTTTGTGACAGGGATTGCCAATGTTAGACCAAAAATTGAGCTTTTAGGCCTTTCCGACGAGTTGGCATATAGCCATATCTTAGAGGCATATTATCATGCTTACAATTTTGAATACGAAGAGGCTTTAGTACACATTGGGGAGTCTGAGAAAATTTCTGGGAAAGCTAACGAGCTTGAACGTATGTTCATCAGTGCTATAGTTAGGAAATTTGACAGTTTCAATACATATCTTTCAAAGATTGATATTTCAAATTTATCAGATGACTCGAGAGCTGTTATAGAAATTTTGGGAAATTTAAATAATGAGGAACTTGGGTTAAAATGGGAGAAATACATCAACAGCGGTGGAAGAATTTTTAGAGAGGAAATTTGTGCAATTGCAGGTGATAAATTGTCACGCTTGAAGCCCGAGCTCTTTAGAAAGGAGCTAGGATATTTAGAGAACAGATTCGTACTTGATGGTAGTTTACTGTCTCTTGCAATGGTCTACGAAGGTTATGGACATTATTATAAAGAAATTGGAAAATTATATAAAGCAAATGTATACTATCAAAAAGCAATTACACTTTACAAAGACATAGGTATGTTAAATGCATCAAAAATTTTGTCACAGACTTATAACGTTAGCACAGTTGATTTGGAACCTGGTGAGCTTGAAGATACGAAAAATTTATCAATAGATATTCTAACAAGTCTCAAGGTTATTGATCCAAAAACGGATCCGCAGATTCTACTTGATTACTTTGTCTCAAAAGTTTTGACCGTTTTTCCGGTGAAGAATGTGTATTTTAAGATTCATGACAATGTACTGGACAGAGATTTTGAAAGTGGATGGGGTGAGTTTAGAAGTTTTGAAAAAGACTACTTAGTGTTGTCTCCGTTAGAGATTTATCTTACAGACAATTTTGATCAAAAATCTAAATATGAAATATATGCTTCGAATCCAACTCTATCTCTTCCAGAATACTTTAAGAATAATATTATAGCAAAGTTGGAAATAATAGAATACGGTTTTGTTGCAGTTTTCAAAGGCGTTTTAACAAGAAT encodes:
- a CDS encoding diguanylate cyclase; amino-acid sequence: MERVGEKLEIIEFVNETYWSKDYIAELDGRRKIVKFVKENLILRPDEVVMKSELARNVYGLLLPERFIFENVPILIYDVNNVEFYDKFAARQKEVIVSFLLSLLKNILHVPKLFLPVLGFDDIVQVDDEILLFLPFVQNYVKLSALQDKDEGSLFIAPEILHEQNLTDSSTLYVFGKLLDIISEDEVVKAIAKQLSAQDPKERKFKEDIPFSSILKNKRTLALKRIVREEEKAIIKFITSKDTDKKFLGVIGTQRIGKTTIVENIENALREIGTPFLHAVSGSDVIIQTLQLVSDKISEELFEELTECIEKTCKIDTVSMALVQALSVLSNVVIIVDDYHEVSETLRALLRKMATMIKGSNIKIIAFSVENFEEFEDKINLTPFSVEQTKELLKASFSKVWEADILSQWLTNVSAGLPGLIVEYIKYLYENDVIYFSKGELRYDIDKLEQLQFNNIFSEKLSKFINKVEQYVAVLGQKFNNSELKQLEVELKKKIDVNQLISDGVVYKEYDKYRFTLRQYWEFLYNSIPSETRNEIHKELSKKVNDTFKRAWHLEMIGEKINAATVYLKYIKELLEYYASPSLVKSVIRKVKEIIGNRTSYALVKFEVELLTRTEEITELITLEIPENRLFSYYIAKKYFSSYKEQEAMEILSKYPKAYGSIGEIKRNLLYLMAEFEVGKKRKEYVNRTFALIANLREDNPIHAGILVDAYIFISRVLSDNPHRAFYYLKKAEKIALEFNLAHKLPIIYNNMSTESSNTNISMTFLQRAVDVANDIGLPARGYMAKLNMLYHALYAGKIKDFVTGIANVRPKIELLGLSDELAYSHILEAYYHAYNFEYEEALVHIGESEKISGKANELERMFISAIVRKFDSFNTYLSKIDISNLSDDSRAVIEILGNLNNEELGLKWEKYINSGGRIFREEICAIAGDKLSRLKPELFRKELGYLENRFVLDGSLLSLAMVYEGYGHYYKEIGKLYKANVYYQKAITLYKDIGMLNASKILSQTYNVSTVDLEPGELEDTKNLSIDILTSLKVIDPKTDPQILLDYFVSKVLTVFPVKNVYFKIHDNVLDRDFESGWGEFRSFEKDYLVLSPLEIYLTDNFDQKSKYEIYASNPTLSLPEYFKNNIIAKLEIIEYGFVAVFKGVLTRMRSYIDPLTKLFTRYYFSELLAQHFENAVNQKDSLSIVMCDIDNFKKINDTYGHLTGDRVLKIIAKLLRENIRSTDIVGRFGGEEFIISFPSTDVEETKSILERLRRHIRDLTEFPFKITLSFGVVNHPENTGGIIIQSPEDLIRLADTALYHAKNTGKDKIVVYSEGMTGGLHA